One window of Hypanus sabinus isolate sHypSab1 chromosome 10, sHypSab1.hap1, whole genome shotgun sequence genomic DNA carries:
- the LOC132400299 gene encoding general transcription factor II-I repeat domain-containing protein 2-like — protein MVDMTAHLNTLNTALQGKGRTALHMLEDVLAFESKLTVLARDLQKGTLSHFPNLREFKQGHDMIISEYLHSAIIAMQTSFGKRFCEFREEKNTLSFPVTPLSIDPSLLNTTALAGVSQPDLEMELADIADKDIWVSKFRRLTADLEDVARQKAVLAQKHKWSDIENLTDDSLRSCVKMKVTSYSPDVQTLCAEVQEQKSH, from the coding sequence atggtagacatgacagcgcacctgaacacgctgaacacagctcttcaggggaaaggacgtacagccctgcacatgttggaggatgttttggcattcgagagcaagttgacagtgcttgccagagatttacagaaaggcactttgtctcacttccccaatttgagagagttcaaacaaggtcacgacatgataatttcggagtatttacattctgcaatcatcgcaatgcaaacatcgtttgggaaacgcttctgtgagttcagagaggaaaaaaacacattatccttcccggtcactcccttaagcatcgatccttccctactgaatacgactgcattggcaggtgtgagtcaacctgatcttgagatggaactggccgacatagccgacaaagacatatgggtgtccaagtttagacgcttgacagcagaccttgaagatgttgcccgtcagaaggccgttcttgctcagaaacacaaatggagtgatattgaaaacctcacagatgacagcttgcgatcctgtgtaaagatgaaggtgacatcatacagccctgatgtgcagacgctgtgcgctgaggtccaggagcagaaatcccattaa